The genome window GGCCGGCCGCTCGCCGACCGCCTGCGCCCCGCCGTGCTCGGCGACGTGGTCGGGCAGGAGCACCTGACCGGCCCGGACGGCGTCCTGACGCGGATGATCCGCTCGGGCTCGCTCGGCTCCATGGTGTTCTGGGGGCCGCCGGGAACCGGCAAGACCACGGTCGCGCGGCTGCTGGCGGGCGAGACCGGGCTGGCGTTCGAGCAGATCTCGGCGATCTTTTCCGGCGTCGCCGACCTGAAGAAGGTGTTCGAGGCGGCGCGGTTGCGGCGTGCCTCCGGCCGGCAGACGCTGCTGTTCGTCGACGAAATCCATCGCTTCAACCGCGCCCAGCAGGATTCCTTCCTGCCGGTCATGGAGGACGGCACCGCCATCCTCGTCGGCGCGACGACGGAGAACCCGTCCTTCGAACTCAACGCCGCGCTGCTGTCGCGCGCGCGGGTGCTGACCTTCAAGCCGCTGGAGCCGGAAAGCGTCGCCGCGCTTCTGGAACGCGCCGAGCGGCTGGAGGGCAGGGCGCTGCCGCTCGACGACGAGGCGCGGGCGGTGCTGATCCGCATGGCCGACGGCGACGGGCGCGCCTCGCTGACGCTGGCCGAGGAAGTGTGGCGCGCGGCCGGCGAGGGCGAGATCTTCGACGCCGCGGGCTTGCAGGAGATCGTCCAGCGCCGCGCGCCGATCTACGACAAGAGCCAGGACGGCCACTACAATCTGATCTCGGCCCTGCACAAGGCGGTACGCGGCTCCGACCCCGACGCCGCGCTCTATTACCTCGCGCGCATGTTCGATGCCGGCGAGGACCCGCTGTTCCTCGGCCGGCGGCTGGTGCGCATGGCGGTCGAGGATATCGGCCTTGCCGACCCGCAGGCGCTGGTGATCGCCAACGCGGCCAAGGACGCCTACGACTTCCTCGGCTCGCCCGAGGGCGAGCTGGCGTTGGCGCAGGCCTGCGTCTATCTCGCCACCGCGCCCAAGTCGAATGCGCTCTACACCGCGTTCAAGGCCGCAACGCGCACGGCCAAGGAGCACGGCTCGCTAAGCCCCCCGCGCCACATCCTCAACGCGCCGACCAAGCTGATGAAGTCGGAAGGCTACGGCGAGGGCTATCGCTACGATCACGACGAGCCGGACGCCTTTTCCGGCCAGGACTACTTCCCCGAATCCCTCGGCCGGCGCACCTTCTACGACCCGCCCGACCGCGGCTTCGAGCGCGAGATCAGGAAGCGGCTCGACTGGTGGGCGAAGCTGAGGCGCGAGCGGCAGGGCAAGTAGAGCAATTCCAGGAAAAGTGCGAAGCGGTGTTCCGTCCGGAATTGCATAGAAATAAGGAGATAGATCGTTTTGCCGTTTCCGTGAAACGGTGAAACGATCTAGAGCGGGGACAGCACCGATGTACCATCTTCTTCTCGTCGCGCTCGGCGGCGCGCTCGGCTCGGGGCTACGGCATCTGACCAACCTCGCGGCGCTGCGGTTTCTCGGCCCGGCGTTTCCGTGGGGCACGCTGGCGGTCAACCTCGTCGGCGGCTTCCTGATGGGCCTGTTCGTCGAGCTTCTGGCGCGGCGCTTCGGCGGCTCGGCCGAGCTGCGCCTGTTCGTGGCGACGGGCATCCTCGGCGGCTACACCACCTTCTCCGCCTTCACCCTCGATTTCGCCGTGCTCTACGAGCGGGGTGCGCTGGTGCAGGCTTTCGGCTATGTCGCCATGAGTGTCGTCCTGGCGATCGCCGCGCTCTTCTTCGGAATGTGGGTCGCGAAAAGCCTCGGCTGATGCTATCTGGCCGGCACGAAGAGACGTGAGTAACGGACCCATGGCA of Aquamicrobium sp. contains these proteins:
- a CDS encoding replication-associated recombination protein A is translated as MADLFAPDPSPVAEVGRPLADRLRPAVLGDVVGQEHLTGPDGVLTRMIRSGSLGSMVFWGPPGTGKTTVARLLAGETGLAFEQISAIFSGVADLKKVFEAARLRRASGRQTLLFVDEIHRFNRAQQDSFLPVMEDGTAILVGATTENPSFELNAALLSRARVLTFKPLEPESVAALLERAERLEGRALPLDDEARAVLIRMADGDGRASLTLAEEVWRAAGEGEIFDAAGLQEIVQRRAPIYDKSQDGHYNLISALHKAVRGSDPDAALYYLARMFDAGEDPLFLGRRLVRMAVEDIGLADPQALVIANAAKDAYDFLGSPEGELALAQACVYLATAPKSNALYTAFKAATRTAKEHGSLSPPRHILNAPTKLMKSEGYGEGYRYDHDEPDAFSGQDYFPESLGRRTFYDPPDRGFEREIRKRLDWWAKLRRERQGK
- the crcB gene encoding fluoride efflux transporter CrcB — encoded protein: MYHLLLVALGGALGSGLRHLTNLAALRFLGPAFPWGTLAVNLVGGFLMGLFVELLARRFGGSAELRLFVATGILGGYTTFSAFTLDFAVLYERGALVQAFGYVAMSVVLAIAALFFGMWVAKSLG